In a genomic window of Flavobacterium sp. KACC 22761:
- the hisA gene encoding 1-(5-phosphoribosyl)-5-[(5-phosphoribosylamino)methylideneamino]imidazole-4-carboxamide isomerase → MRIIPAIDIIEGKCVRLSKGDYDTKIIYNENPLEVAKSFEAHGIEYLHLVDLDGAKSSKIVNYKILEQIATQTGLKIDFGGGLKSDDDLRIAFESGANQITGGSIAVKNRAIFEKWISEYGSEKIILGADAKDEKIAVSGWLEESNEDLVPFIQDYQSKGIQYVICTDIAKDGMLQGPSFDLYSKILAEAGGIKLIASGGISTFDELPKLAELGCEGTIIGKAIYEGRISLKQLEDFIIRK, encoded by the coding sequence ATGAGAATAATACCAGCCATAGATATCATTGAAGGAAAATGCGTTCGTTTGTCCAAAGGTGATTATGATACTAAGATAATTTACAATGAAAATCCGCTTGAAGTGGCAAAATCATTTGAAGCACACGGAATTGAATATTTACATTTAGTAGATCTTGACGGAGCAAAATCAAGCAAAATTGTCAATTATAAAATATTAGAGCAAATCGCAACTCAAACCGGTTTAAAAATTGATTTTGGCGGCGGATTAAAATCAGATGATGATTTAAGAATTGCTTTTGAAAGCGGAGCAAATCAAATAACTGGCGGAAGTATTGCCGTAAAAAACAGAGCAATTTTCGAAAAATGGATTTCAGAATACGGTTCAGAAAAAATTATTTTAGGCGCTGATGCAAAAGATGAAAAAATAGCAGTTTCTGGCTGGCTAGAAGAATCAAATGAAGATTTGGTGCCGTTTATTCAGGATTATCAATCAAAAGGAATTCAGTATGTTATTTGTACCGATATTGCAAAAGACGGAATGCTTCAAGGACCAAGTTTTGATTTGTACAGTAAAATTTTGGCTGAAGCTGGCGGCATAAAGTTAATCGCTTCTGGAGGAATTTCAACTTTCGACGAATTGCCAAAATTAGCCGAATTAGGCTGTGAAGGAACAATTATCGGAAAAGCGATTTACGAAGGAAGAATTTCCTTGAAACAACTAGAGGATTTTATAATTAGAAAATAG
- the hisC gene encoding histidinol-phosphate transaminase: MSTFDINTITRENVKSLKPYSSARDEFEDFDTAEMIFLDANENPFQNGVNRYPDPQQNSVKAILAKNNLIKQNQILLGNGSDEVLDLLFRAFCEPNKDNIISLPPTYGMYGVLANINAVENREILLTTDFQPQVEKIIEAVDENTKIIFLCSPNNPTGNSFSDESVVKLLQNFKGLVVIDEAYIDFSEKESWLAEIDAYPNLVITQTLSKAYGLAGIRLGICYASEAVISILNKIKPPYNVNELTQQRAIERLKDSDKIKQEIASIIEQREELLKVLLEVSFVEKVYPTEANFILAKVDDANKRYDQLIEKGIVIRNRTTQPLCENCLRFTIGTKEENAVVIRELKLLN; this comes from the coding sequence ATGAGTACTTTCGATATAAATACAATTACACGTGAAAACGTAAAATCCTTAAAACCTTATTCTTCCGCGAGAGACGAGTTTGAAGATTTTGATACTGCCGAAATGATTTTTTTAGATGCCAATGAAAATCCGTTTCAAAATGGCGTAAACCGTTATCCGGATCCACAGCAGAATTCGGTTAAAGCGATTTTGGCTAAAAATAATTTAATAAAACAAAATCAGATTTTGTTAGGAAACGGAAGCGATGAAGTTTTAGACTTGCTTTTCAGAGCTTTCTGTGAGCCAAATAAAGACAATATTATTTCGTTGCCACCAACATACGGGATGTATGGTGTTTTGGCGAATATCAATGCAGTTGAAAATAGAGAAATTCTTTTAACTACTGATTTTCAGCCACAAGTAGAAAAAATTATAGAAGCGGTTGATGAAAATACCAAAATCATTTTTTTATGCTCGCCAAATAATCCAACAGGAAATTCTTTTTCAGATGAAAGCGTGGTGAAATTGCTTCAAAATTTCAAAGGTTTGGTGGTGATAGATGAAGCGTATATAGATTTTTCAGAGAAAGAAAGCTGGCTGGCAGAAATCGATGCTTATCCGAATTTAGTAATTACGCAAACACTTTCTAAAGCCTATGGTTTAGCAGGAATTCGCTTAGGGATTTGCTATGCTTCTGAAGCGGTAATTTCAATTTTGAATAAAATAAAGCCACCTTATAATGTAAACGAATTAACACAGCAAAGAGCAATTGAACGCTTAAAAGATTCTGATAAAATAAAACAAGAAATAGCTTCAATTATCGAACAAAGAGAAGAGTTACTTAAAGTTTTGCTTGAAGTGAGTTTTGTAGAAAAAGTATATCCAACTGAGGCCAATTTTATCTTGGCAAAAGTAGATGACGCGAATAAAAGATACGATCAATTAATCGAAAAAGGAATAGTAATTAGAAACAGAACAACACAGCCTTTATGTGAAAATTGTCTTCGTTTTACAATAGGAACAAAAGAAGAAAACGCTGTTGTAATTAGAGAATTGAAATTATTAAACTAG
- the hisD gene encoding histidinol dehydrogenase produces MNKIDNPKPEIWSEILKRPTQTIDDIEVTVKEIFREVQKKGDEAVAKYTSIFDGISQDNYEVSLEEINEAIELIPNELKEAIQLAKDNIYKFHRAQKTDRIEVETVEGVNCWQEKRPIQKIGLYIPGGTAPLFSTVLMLAVPAEIAGCKEIVLCSPPDKKGKINPAILYAANLCGVTKILKVGGIQAIAGMTFGTQSIPKVYKIFGPGNQFVTVAKQLATQFGVAIDMPAGPSELLIVADDTAVPAFVASDLLSQAEHGTDSQVILVSTSRKLINEVEDEIQSQLEVLPRKTIAEKAIENSKLIYVENDQIALDLINEYGPEHFIICSEYDDFYCNGIVNAGSVFIGNYTPESAGDYASGTNHTLPTNGYAKNYSGVNLDSFMKSMTFQKISKTGIQNIGKAIEAMAEAEGLQAHKNAVTLRLKSLK; encoded by the coding sequence ATGAATAAAATAGACAATCCAAAACCAGAAATCTGGTCAGAAATATTAAAAAGACCAACTCAAACTATTGATGATATTGAGGTTACGGTAAAAGAAATTTTCAGAGAAGTACAGAAAAAAGGAGATGAAGCTGTAGCTAAATATACTTCAATTTTCGATGGTATTTCACAAGACAATTATGAAGTTTCTTTAGAAGAAATAAATGAAGCAATCGAATTGATTCCGAATGAATTGAAAGAAGCAATTCAATTGGCAAAAGACAATATTTACAAATTTCACAGAGCGCAGAAAACCGACAGAATTGAAGTTGAAACTGTTGAAGGAGTAAATTGCTGGCAGGAAAAAAGACCAATTCAGAAAATTGGTTTATATATTCCAGGTGGAACTGCACCTTTGTTTTCTACAGTTTTAATGTTGGCAGTTCCAGCAGAAATCGCAGGTTGTAAAGAAATCGTGTTGTGTTCGCCACCAGATAAAAAAGGAAAAATTAATCCGGCAATTTTGTATGCTGCAAATTTATGTGGCGTAACTAAAATTTTAAAAGTTGGTGGTATCCAGGCTATTGCAGGAATGACTTTTGGAACACAATCCATTCCGAAAGTATATAAAATCTTCGGACCTGGAAATCAATTTGTGACTGTAGCCAAACAATTAGCAACGCAATTTGGTGTGGCGATTGATATGCCGGCCGGACCATCAGAATTATTAATTGTGGCGGATGATACAGCAGTTCCGGCTTTCGTGGCTTCAGATTTATTGTCTCAAGCAGAACACGGAACAGACAGTCAAGTGATTTTGGTTTCGACTTCGAGAAAATTAATCAATGAAGTTGAGGATGAAATTCAGTCGCAATTAGAGGTTCTTCCGAGAAAAACCATTGCAGAAAAAGCAATTGAAAATTCGAAATTGATTTACGTTGAAAACGATCAAATTGCTTTAGATTTAATCAACGAATATGGGCCTGAGCACTTTATAATCTGTTCAGAATATGATGATTTTTATTGTAACGGGATCGTAAACGCAGGTTCAGTTTTCATTGGGAATTATACTCCGGAAAGTGCCGGAGATTATGCTTCAGGAACAAATCATACACTTCCAACAAATGGTTACGCGAAGAATTACAGCGGTGTAAACTTGGATAGTTTTATGAAATCGATGACGTTTCAAAAAATATCTAAAACCGGAATTCAAAACATCGGAAAAGCGATTGAAGCTATGGCTGAAGCCGAAGGTTTGCAAGCGCATAAAAACGCGGTGACGTTGAGATTGAAGAGTTTAAAATAA
- the hisIE gene encoding bifunctional phosphoribosyl-AMP cyclohydrolase/phosphoribosyl-ATP diphosphatase HisIE: MEIDIKSAHGLIPAIIQDSETKNVLMLGYMNEESLQKTIETQKVTFFSRSKQRLWTKGEESGNFLNLVSIKNDCDGDTLLIQAKPVGPTCHTGADTCWQEPNDANYGFISQLENTIKTRRENADSEKSYVASLFEKGINKIAQKVGEEAVEVVIEAKDNNDDLFLSESADLLFHYLILLQAKGYQLNDVVEVLKKRQK; this comes from the coding sequence ATGGAAATCGATATCAAAAGCGCACACGGATTAATTCCGGCAATTATTCAGGACTCAGAAACAAAAAATGTTTTGATGTTGGGGTATATGAACGAAGAATCGCTTCAAAAAACAATAGAAACACAAAAAGTAACTTTTTTCAGTCGTTCGAAGCAAAGACTTTGGACAAAAGGTGAGGAGAGTGGCAATTTTTTGAATTTGGTAAGCATTAAAAATGATTGTGACGGAGATACGCTTTTAATTCAGGCAAAACCAGTTGGCCCAACATGTCACACAGGCGCAGATACGTGCTGGCAAGAACCAAATGATGCCAATTACGGTTTTATTTCTCAGTTGGAGAATACAATAAAAACCCGAAGAGAAAATGCTGATTCTGAGAAAAGTTATGTAGCTTCTTTGTTTGAAAAAGGAATCAATAAAATTGCTCAAAAAGTAGGAGAAGAGGCTGTTGAAGTTGTTATTGAAGCAAAAGACAATAATGATGATTTATTTCTAAGCGAAAGCGCCGATTTGCTTTTTCATTATCTAATTTTATTGCAAGCAAAAGGTTATCAATTGAATGACGTTGTTGAAGTATTGAAAAAACGTCAGAAGTAG
- a CDS encoding HAMP domain-containing sensor histidine kinase: protein MEQLSFKHRIALNYIITTGLLILVVFSATYFTVKFTVYKHIDENLMIEINDHLKEVRVENNKVIFMDAQEWEEREHNSVDVNPVFVQFLDLNKKIIEKSPNLKIEKLVYHESKDHYELFDTKLLGNKIRQIQVPLYVKSKKVGYLIIAMSLSDSAKVLKNLFDTLLIAFPIILVVLYLIARFFAGRSIRPINAIINTSKVITKDNLKTRIPLPKTRDELFTLSKTINNLLNRIEDAIEREKQFTSDASHELRTPLTVIKGTLEVLIRKPRDNKEYEEKINYCINEVDHLNALVDQLLLMARFENQKQNIKTESVYLNSMILDVLTLNSEKINAKNLNVKFDAITDCYIQSDTFLMITILRNIISNAIKYTNNGGSILILLLKQNGKIICKIKDNGIGIAKGDLESIVNPFFRSNSTDHPEIKGTGLGLSIVKRTTELLDIKFKIESELEEGTTVTLTFNEG from the coding sequence ATGGAGCAACTATCCTTTAAACACAGAATCGCTTTAAATTATATCATAACAACAGGATTGTTGATATTGGTGGTTTTTTCAGCAACTTATTTTACCGTAAAATTTACTGTTTATAAGCATATTGATGAAAATTTGATGATTGAAATTAACGATCATTTAAAAGAAGTCAGAGTCGAAAATAATAAAGTGATTTTTATGGATGCCCAAGAGTGGGAGGAGCGAGAGCACAATTCTGTTGATGTGAATCCTGTTTTTGTTCAGTTTTTAGATTTGAATAAAAAAATCATTGAAAAATCGCCGAATTTAAAAATCGAAAAATTAGTTTATCACGAAAGCAAAGACCATTATGAATTGTTTGATACCAAATTATTAGGCAATAAAATCAGGCAAATTCAGGTTCCGCTTTATGTAAAGTCAAAAAAAGTTGGCTATTTAATTATTGCAATGTCGCTTTCTGACTCGGCTAAAGTATTGAAGAATCTTTTTGATACCTTGCTGATTGCTTTTCCGATTATTTTGGTTGTGCTGTATTTAATTGCGAGGTTTTTTGCGGGCCGAAGCATAAGGCCAATAAATGCAATTATAAATACGTCTAAAGTAATTACAAAAGATAATCTGAAAACGAGAATTCCGTTGCCGAAAACGCGCGACGAATTGTTCACACTTTCAAAAACAATAAACAATTTATTGAACCGAATTGAAGATGCAATTGAGCGAGAAAAACAATTTACTTCAGATGCTTCACATGAGTTAAGAACACCTTTAACTGTTATTAAAGGAACTCTTGAAGTATTGATTCGTAAACCTCGTGATAATAAGGAGTATGAAGAAAAAATTAACTATTGCATAAATGAAGTCGATCACTTAAATGCACTTGTCGATCAGTTGCTTTTAATGGCGCGTTTTGAGAATCAAAAACAGAATATTAAAACAGAATCGGTTTATTTGAATTCAATGATTTTAGATGTTTTGACGTTGAATTCTGAGAAGATAAATGCGAAGAATCTTAATGTAAAATTCGATGCGATTACCGACTGCTATATCCAGTCGGATACTTTTTTAATGATTACGATTTTAAGAAATATCATTTCAAACGCAATTAAATATACAAATAACGGAGGAAGCATTTTGATTTTGCTTCTGAAACAAAATGGCAAAATAATCTGTAAAATAAAAGATAACGGAATCGGAATTGCAAAAGGTGATTTGGAATCTATTGTGAATCCGTTTTTTAGGTCAAATTCAACTGATCATCCTGAAATTAAAGGAACTGGACTGGGTTTGTCTATTGTTAAAAGAACTACTGAATTGCTTGATATCAAGTTTAAAATAGAAAGCGAATTAGAAGAAGGAACAACTGTGACTTTGACTTTTAACGAGGGCTAA
- the hisG gene encoding ATP phosphoribosyltransferase produces the protein MSTLKIAIQKSGRLNEDSIQILKDCGISINNGIDQLKAEASNFPLEVLYLRNSDIPQYLIDGVVDLAIVGDNLLVEKGKGIEVVQKLGFSKCKVSVAVPKTFDYNSVQDLAGLRIATSYPNTVNEYFSKFGLKVDIHQISGSVEIAPNIGLADAIVDIVSSGSTLFKNNLKEVEVILKSEAVLAVSPKVSPEIQKHIDTLKFRIQAVLRARNSKYILMNVPNDKIDAVGKILPVLRSLTVLPLAQEGWSSVHSVIDKDTFWDVIDQLKEVGAEGILVCPIEKMVL, from the coding sequence ATGAGTACTTTAAAAATTGCAATTCAAAAATCTGGTCGTTTAAACGAAGACAGCATTCAAATCCTTAAAGATTGCGGTATTTCAATCAACAACGGGATTGATCAGTTAAAAGCAGAAGCTTCAAACTTTCCTCTTGAAGTTTTATATCTTAGAAATTCAGACATTCCTCAATATTTAATTGATGGAGTAGTAGATTTGGCCATTGTTGGCGACAATCTTTTGGTAGAAAAAGGAAAAGGAATCGAAGTGGTTCAAAAATTAGGATTCTCAAAATGCAAAGTTTCTGTAGCAGTTCCTAAAACATTTGACTACAATTCTGTGCAAGATTTAGCAGGTTTGCGAATTGCAACCTCTTATCCAAACACTGTAAATGAATATTTTAGTAAATTTGGTTTAAAAGTCGATATTCACCAAATCTCTGGTTCTGTTGAAATTGCACCAAACATTGGGCTTGCAGATGCTATTGTTGATATTGTTTCAAGCGGAAGTACATTATTTAAAAACAACTTAAAAGAAGTTGAAGTAATCTTAAAAAGCGAAGCAGTTTTAGCAGTTTCTCCAAAAGTTTCTCCAGAAATCCAAAAACACATCGATACTTTAAAGTTCAGAATTCAGGCCGTTTTGCGTGCCAGAAATTCAAAATATATTCTGATGAACGTTCCAAATGATAAAATTGATGCTGTAGGGAAGATTCTTCCTGTTTTAAGGAGTTTAACAGTTCTTCCATTGGCACAAGAAGGCTGGAGTAGTGTTCACTCCGTAATTGACAAAGATACTTTCTGGGATGTAATTGATCAGTTAAAAGAAGTTGGAGCCGAAGGAATTTTGGTTTGTCCAATCGAGAAAATGGTTCTTTAA
- the hisB gene encoding bifunctional histidinol-phosphatase/imidazoleglycerol-phosphate dehydratase HisB: MKKVLFIDRDGTIVLEPENYQLDSLDKLEFYPKAFQYLAKIATELDYELAMVTNQDGLGTDSFPENTFWPTQNFILKAFENEGVVFDEIFVDRTFPEENAPTRKPRTGMLTKYLNNPEYDLENSFVLGDRLTDVELAKNLGAKAIFMNDTDGAGSNEISAKREELNETIVLQTMDWKKIYEFLKLEARSASITRKTNETDIYINLNLDGTGKSKIDTGIAFFDHMLDQISRHGQMDLEITVKGDLEVDEHHTIEDTAIALGEVFAKALGNKLGIERYGFCLPMDDCLAQAAIDFGGRNWLIWETEFKREMVGKMPTEMFYHFFKSFTDGAKANLNIKAEGINEHHKIEAIFKAFAKAIKVAVKRDTEKMILPSTKGML; the protein is encoded by the coding sequence ATGAAAAAAGTACTTTTTATCGATCGTGACGGAACGATTGTTTTAGAACCTGAAAATTATCAATTAGACAGCTTAGATAAATTAGAATTTTATCCGAAAGCCTTTCAATATTTGGCTAAAATCGCTACTGAATTAGATTACGAATTGGCAATGGTAACCAATCAGGACGGATTAGGGACAGACAGTTTTCCAGAAAATACATTTTGGCCAACACAAAATTTTATCCTGAAAGCATTTGAAAACGAAGGAGTTGTTTTTGATGAAATTTTTGTAGACAGAACTTTCCCTGAAGAAAATGCGCCTACACGCAAACCAAGAACTGGAATGTTGACTAAATATTTAAACAATCCAGAATATGATTTAGAAAATTCTTTTGTTTTAGGCGATCGTTTAACTGATGTAGAATTGGCTAAAAACCTTGGTGCAAAAGCCATTTTTATGAATGATACGGATGGTGCGGGAAGTAACGAAATTTCGGCAAAACGTGAAGAATTGAATGAAACAATCGTTCTGCAAACAATGGATTGGAAGAAAATCTATGAGTTTTTGAAATTAGAAGCGCGTTCAGCTTCAATTACAAGAAAAACAAACGAAACTGATATTTACATCAATCTAAATCTTGACGGAACAGGAAAAAGCAAAATTGATACTGGAATTGCATTTTTCGACCATATGTTAGACCAAATCTCACGTCACGGTCAAATGGACTTAGAAATCACTGTAAAAGGCGATTTAGAAGTCGATGAGCATCATACCATCGAAGATACAGCAATTGCTCTAGGAGAAGTTTTCGCGAAAGCGTTGGGGAACAAATTAGGAATCGAACGTTACGGATTCTGTCTTCCAATGGATGATTGTTTAGCACAAGCAGCAATTGATTTCGGAGGAAGAAATTGGTTGATTTGGGAAACAGAATTCAAACGTGAAATGGTCGGAAAAATGCCGACTGAAATGTTTTATCATTTCTTCAAATCTTTCACAGACGGGGCAAAAGCCAATTTAAACATCAAAGCAGAAGGAATCAATGAGCATCATAAAATCGAAGCCATTTTTAAAGCTTTCGCAAAAGCGATAAAAGTAGCCGTAAAAAGAGATACCGAAAAAATGATTTTGCCTTCAACGAAGGGAATGCTTTAA
- the hisF gene encoding imidazole glycerol phosphate synthase subunit HisF, with amino-acid sequence MLAKRIIPCLDIKNGRTVKGVNFVDLRDAGDPVELAAIYSAEGADELVFLDISATEERRKTLVNMVRSVAEKINIPFTVGGGISSVEDVDILLNNGADKVSINSSAVKNPQLINDLAQKFGSQCVVVAIDAKQIDGQWIVHLVGGKVPTELNLFDWAVEVAERGAGEILFTSMDNDGTKNGFANEALAKLSELVNIPIIASGGAGNIQHFVDSFKEGKADAALAASVFHFKEIEIKALKQELRNNNIEVRL; translated from the coding sequence ATGTTAGCAAAAAGAATCATACCTTGCTTAGATATAAAAAACGGAAGAACCGTAAAAGGCGTTAATTTCGTTGACTTGCGTGATGCCGGAGATCCTGTAGAATTAGCTGCAATTTATTCGGCTGAAGGCGCAGACGAATTGGTTTTTCTGGATATTTCGGCAACAGAAGAACGACGCAAAACACTTGTAAATATGGTGCGAAGCGTGGCAGAAAAAATCAATATTCCGTTTACAGTTGGTGGCGGAATTTCATCTGTAGAAGATGTTGATATTCTGCTGAATAACGGAGCAGATAAAGTTTCGATCAATTCATCGGCAGTAAAAAATCCGCAATTGATTAATGACTTGGCACAGAAATTTGGAAGCCAATGCGTTGTCGTTGCTATAGATGCCAAACAAATTGATGGTCAATGGATTGTGCATTTAGTTGGCGGTAAAGTGCCAACAGAATTAAATTTATTCGATTGGGCGGTAGAAGTTGCAGAACGTGGTGCAGGAGAAATTTTATTCACTTCGATGGATAACGACGGAACTAAAAACGGTTTTGCAAACGAAGCTTTGGCTAAACTTTCAGAATTAGTAAATATTCCAATTATAGCTTCTGGAGGAGCTGGAAACATACAGCATTTTGTAGATTCATTTAAAGAAGGAAAAGCAGACGCAGCTTTAGCAGCAAGTGTTTTTCACTTTAAAGAAATCGAAATCAAAGCGTTGAAACAAGAGTTAAGAAATAATAATATAGAAGTTCGATTATAG
- the hisH gene encoding imidazole glycerol phosphate synthase subunit HisH → MKIVIINYGAGNIQSIMFAIERLGFKAVLSNNREEIKSADKVIFPGVGEASSAMTKLRESGLNSLIPELKQPVLGICLGMQLMCNQTEEGNTKGLGIFDVDVLKFSNNVKVPQMGWNQIYDLKTDLFKGISENEFMYLVHSFYAPNCAEAIAKTNYDVEYASALQKDNFYGTQFHPEKSGDVGEKILGNFLKM, encoded by the coding sequence ATGAAAATAGTAATTATAAATTACGGAGCAGGAAATATTCAAAGCATTATGTTTGCTATTGAAAGATTGGGTTTTAAAGCTGTTCTGAGTAATAATCGGGAGGAAATTAAATCGGCAGATAAAGTGATTTTTCCTGGCGTTGGCGAGGCGAGTTCTGCTATGACAAAACTTCGAGAAAGTGGTTTAAATAGTTTGATTCCTGAATTGAAACAACCTGTTTTAGGGATTTGCCTGGGAATGCAATTAATGTGCAATCAAACGGAAGAAGGAAATACAAAAGGTTTAGGAATTTTTGATGTTGACGTTTTGAAATTTTCAAACAACGTAAAAGTGCCTCAAATGGGCTGGAATCAGATTTATGATTTAAAAACCGATTTGTTTAAAGGAATTTCTGAAAATGAATTTATGTATTTGGTTCACAGTTTTTATGCACCAAATTGCGCAGAAGCCATCGCAAAAACAAATTACGATGTTGAATATGCGTCGGCTTTACAAAAAGATAATTTTTACGGAACACAATTTCACCCAGAAAAAAGCGGTGACGTTGGAGAGAAAATCCTTGGAAATTTTCTAAAAATGTAG